In Miscanthus floridulus cultivar M001 chromosome 8, ASM1932011v1, whole genome shotgun sequence, the sequence ctatggccggctcaagggggctctcttgcacattttcattgacatagcaaccttgtgagcttagccaaagtcctcccactcatctccatcattgattcatcacctttgtgagattgggagagaatccaagtgcattgcttgagtgattgcatctagaggcacttggtattcgtgttgcgctgtggatttcgcttgttactcttggtgattgccaccacctagatggctcggtgtagtggtggaggatcggcatgggttggtgattgttcgtggccgtctccggtgattgtgaggggagttgtacctttcccggcggagcgccgaaaggtaactctagtaaattgctcgtgtcattgagttacctcacttgtggtcggttcttgcggtgtccaatcgtgtggacgaggtttgtgaaacacctcttagccgccgaaccaccaagtgttggtcgacacaacggggacgtagcgtgttggtaagtacatgaacctcgggagaaaatcgattgtctcttgtctttggcattctcccggtgattgactaTATACTcttcttatgattggttcatcccctacacgtcggtataatcaccctactcacttatttatattcttgcaaactagttgatacaagctctttagtgtaattagaattaagagcttgctttattatttacatttatATTAGTTGAGATCTTttgagtagcaagattgagagctcttagtgagtaattacattggaagttgtgtgcctaagtaatcattacaactagaattgttggatagatgacttgcaacccttgtagagctagagcaagtttgcattacgctatttgtcatactaatcaaattgctctacttgatttgtagatttctaaaataggctattcaccccccctctagtcatattaggacctttcaccccctcTAGCAATCAGGACCTTTCACGAGTGGGACAGCTAGACCCACCCGTCATCCCCTTCCCGTTCCCCTCCTCTGCTTCCCCCCTTCCCGCTACTTTTCTAGACctttttggattttctttttctattgTGAATCATTTTTTTGGAAGTTTGTAGAGATATTTTCAAAGAATTATAAATATTATATTTGGATTTTTCATATCTCAATCTGTCTCTAGGAGTTTTCTCAGAATTTTTAAAAGCTTAATGATATTTTTGTGGTTTTAAAACTTTATCAAGTATTTACTAGTTTTTTTTAACTAAAAAGAGGACAAAACCATCTTCAAACTACTTCAAACTAGAGTAGGAAGACAATTTAAATGCTTTTAAGTTGAAGAGGTAAGAAGTCTAATCTAATTATGAATTTCAAAGATAAAAACCGACTGTGACGATAATTTAGAAATGTAAATTTGATCTTCCTTTTTCCTTTATTATGGAAGTAGTAGTAAGATGGACATGGACTGACGAGTGACGAGACATTTTAGGATGACCCACTCTCAGCCCATGGTGCAACTCAATCAAGTTGTACTGGAGTATATATATTTGGGCCGGGCTATATCacccaccaatccagcccatgtaCTACGACTCGTCCCTTCCTGTCCCAACTCTTATTATAGGCGTCTCCGCTCCGTACACGCCTCTACAGATCCAGGCGCCCTTCCGCTGCCGCGCCGCCTCTCGTCCTCCCCGCGTCGTCGCCCTCGCCCTTGCCCCGCTCACCGCGGGCCGGCGTGCGGTGGAGATCCATCCTTGCTCGAACTGACTTATTCCTTTGCtggtaaggaaaccctagctcACCTGGATGCATCTTTTGGTTCGTTCTGTGGAATAATCCGTTGTTTGCTGCGAGTTGTCAAATCTTTCGATCTGGTATGGATGCGTCGATCCGTCTAGTGTGTTATGGGTTCGTGTTTTGGGCGGTAGCGTAGTAATAGCAGCATATCCTCCAATTTTTTTCGTGCGTTTAACTGAACCCCTATGCCGCTAGTCTGGTCCGCCCGTGGTTCAGTCCTCGTATATATATCTTTTGCCGTTCCTTGTTTTTGGTAAGGCGATATTTTATTGTAAGTTCACTACTATAGAGTACCTTCTCTTTTGAAAAGTACTGGCACTTTTTATCATGTATTATTATTAATCGCTTGATTTGATTCGAGTTTTCTGTTCATAGCAAGTACCTATTATCAACCATGTTTGGACgcatgccaaggaagagcagtaaCAATACCAAGTATTACGAGGTTCTTGGTGTGTCTAAGACCTCAAGTCAGGATGAGCTAAAGAAAGCTTACAGAAAAGCTGCCATAAAAAACCATCCTGATAAGGGTGGAGACCCTGAGAAGGTTTGTTCTGTTCACATTTGTTCTGTACTATTATCTTAGTATGTGCAATTGTAGGTGTTCTCATCGCCAGGTTTTTCTTGATGAACTGGGCAGTTTAAAGAGTTGTCTCAAGCTTATGATGTTCTTAGCGACCCGGAGAAGAGGGAGATCTATGACCAGTATGGAGAAGATGCCCTTAAGGAGGGAATGGGAGGAGGCAGCAGCAGTGATTTCCATAGCCCATTCGacatttttgagcaactttttcCGGGTTCTAGCACCTTTGGTGGTAATCAAAATATCTTGTGGTGTTGTTTGTATATATCATTGCTTCATGCTTCCCTTTTAGATTAAAATACTGCAATGTTTATATATCGGTTTATGTTTAATAGGTGGCTCAAGAGGACGCAGACAAAAGCGTGGTGAAGATGTGGTGCATACTATGAAGGTTTCCTTAGAAGATCTGTATAATGGGACAACCAAGAAACTATCTTTATCGCGGAGTGCTTTGTGCTCCAAGTGCAAGGGGTAAGTTTTTCTTTGTTCTCAATAGATAAATTGTCTTTTGATGAACAGTTTTGCTGTGTTGATATGTGGTGAATGGTGCAAATATACTAATGTCGCAACTTTCAAATGATGCATCACTGGCTTAGTGTCTTTCACTTATGTGTGTTCAATGTTGAATTTAATGTAATAAAAAATCAGACATGAACATTACCATACATTGAGTATTTCATGGGAGGGTGGTATGGTAGGGACTAtgtagcatagctttgtttcacAAGAAGAGGTCTACATTTGCAATTTTCTATGCACTCTAGTTTGTTGTGTTGAACTTTCTTATCTCCTGCTGTGGTTGCTGAAAGTAGTGTTTTCTGGTCTACAGAGAAAGCAACACTCTAATAGTAATATGACTGGGAGCATAGTTCTTTTGGGTCTATGCAATAATCTCTTCTTTTGAACTTTTAGCCTGTCAAGTTGCTTCTCTGTTATAGGATATGGTCATAAACTTTTACATTCAACTTTACTTTCCATTGAAATCTTAAATTTTCTTGGTCTACCACAAAATTTTTAGTATTTAGCTATGATAATTATTTGAAGTTACAAAATGGTTATTTTTGTGGCTGGAATTGAATTTCGGTAGATTATTATGGACTTCATATTCTCATTGGTTGCTCCCCGAAATCCTGGCTCATGAAAAGCATTAAGGGCAGTCCCAACACGGGATGGCAATAAATGACTATGCCACGTAtgcaaaacgctgacatggcaggaGAATAAACGAGGACACAGAATACAAATCCAAGAAACGGTTTCTCAACCAGGAAATCGAGTCGTCCTGTCCCATCTTCCAACGCCAGGAGAAACGATGATTCTTGCGTTGGAGACGGGTGGTTGTTTCTTTACCGCTTTCGCCACCAAGCAAGGACGTGTGCATCAATGCCGCACCTCCGCCCACGCCAAGACGTCGCCACTTCCCATGCCATGGAGATCACAACCGCTTGTGCCAGCCAGCTTCCGCCGATCACGCTCGCCGGTTTCGATATAGGCCACCGTAATGCTTGTCGGTGTCCATATAGGCCAGCTTCCGCCGATCACACTCGCAATGGTTGCTGTCTGGTTAGATTTCGACAACCCATCACCGACCGTGCTCGCGCGCCGCCCATGCCCCTTGCTGGCAGGCCGTACCCTTGCGTCCTGCCCCTAGCGCTCGCCATGCTGGAGAGCAGCCATCGATGCGTGTGCTTGCCGCCGTGCAGCAGGCCGCCCCCGCGCACACGCTGGTACTCGCCGCTGCGCCGGAGGCCGTTGCCGCACACTGGCTGCTGCACGCCGCGCTGCAAGCCACTGTGGCTGCCCTTGTGCACTGGCCCGCTACTCATCGCGCGTGCCCCATGCACCGGCCATTGCCGCCTGCCCCGCTTGAGACACCGAGGAATATGCGGACGGGAGAAAGATGTGGATGGGGTAGAAACAGGAGACGATTTGCCAGAATTTTATGGGGACCCACATGATGAAACGACACGTTGGAGGGGGCAGTTTCTAAGCTAGTGTCTACTGTCTAGATGAGGTGGCAGTTATAGAAACTAATAAATAGTTTCAGggttgggactgccctaagggCCATAAACACATTTTTGTGACATTTATGAATACTCATGATGTTGTCATTTcacttttttttttcattcacCTGCATTATATATATCATGATTTGTACTTAACATTCTGTCTCAGAACAAAAGTGTACAGTtggatttctgctgcaactcATGAAGGGTTCCAATGTTCTATTGCTCCAGATGTTTCTCTCGCAATTAATCCAAATATTAAGTGCAATAAACCATGGAAAGATGCATGCATCTTTGTATTTAGGCACTAAGTTAGCAAGGAAAATTTCTGAAAAGATTGATGTAGTCTATGGAGTATTATTTGATGTCTAAAACATCCAAGATTCATAATGTGACCATGTgcaagatgagaaaaaaaaatctatggTTGCTGATATTGACATTTGTCCTTTTATCCCTTATATATTTTGTTTTGTCATTTGTCAGAAGTTTCTGTTGTTTAGTTCTAATGTGTAGTGGACTTAACTTGTAATTTTCTCCATCATCAGTagagtaacacaagcagcaaatTTTCCCCTTTTATAACTTTTGATGAAGTTTATTTGGTGCCCAAACCAGAAGTGATTTCACAATTGGTGATCCCCCTCAGATGAAACTGCAAGTTTGTCTGGTTTAGTACTAGTTGTAGTTACTTCATTGCGACCAAATATGCCCTATTGCCTTTGCTTTTGAAATCATCTGTATGGATCTCACCGTTCCCTGTCTGTTGTACCTTCAGGAAAGGATCAAAGAGTGGGGCGTCAGGAACTTGCCATGGTTGTCGTGGTGCTGGAATGAGAACAATCACAAGGCAGATAGGCCCTGGCATGATCCAACAGATGAACACTGTTTGCCCTGAATGCAAAGGATCAGGTATGCTGCTGTTTTatctttacaacaacaacaacaacaacaaagcctttaagtctcaaacaagttggggtaggctagagttgaaacccagccgaagcaatcaaggttcaggcatgtgaatagctgttttctaagcactcctatctaaggctaagtctttgtgtatattccatcctttcaagtctccttttattgcctctacccaagtcaacttcggtcttcctctgcctctcttcatgttactatcctggcttaggattccactacgcactggtgcctctggaggtctccattggacatgtccaaaccatctcaaccggtgttggacaagcttttcttcaattggtgctacccctaatctatcacgtatatcatcgttctgaactcgatcccttcttgtatgaccgcaaatccaacgcaacatacgcatttccgcgacacttatctgttgaacatgtcgtcttttcgtaggccaacattctgcaccatacaacatagcaggtctaatcgccgtcctataaaacttgccttttagcttctatggtacccttttgtcacataggacaccagatgtttggcgccacttcatccaccctgctttgattctatggctaacatcttcatcaatatccccgtctctctgtagcattgatcctaaatatcgaaaggtatccttcctaggtactatttgaccttccaaactaatatcttcctcctcccgagtagtagtgccgaagtcacatctcatatactcagttttagttgcTGTTTTATCTTTCATTTGATAATATTGTTCCACTGAGTTTGTTCCTGAGGCTGTTTGATGTTCAGGTGAGATCATAAGTGACAAGGATAAATGCCCAAGCTGTAAAGGAAACAAGGTAGTCCAGGAGAAGAAGGTGTTGGAGGTTCATGTGGAGAAAGGAATGCAACATGGCCAAAAGATTGTATTCCAGGGTCAAGCTGATGAAGCTGTGAGTCTCTGTTACAATTTACACATGCATGCGCATATCTGCCTGCTGTCAGTATCTATCTAATGTTCGAATTTTCCCTTTTTTTCAGCCTGATACGGTTACAGGAGACATTGTTTTTGTCCTGCAACTTAAAGACCATCCAAAATTTAAGAGGAAGTATGATGACTTATATGTTGAGCACACAATCTCTCTCACTGAGGCACTGTGTGGCTTCCAGTTTGTTCTTACTCATCTTGATGGCCGGCAGCTTCTGATCAAATCTAACCCTGGGGAGGTTATTAAACCAGGTAAGATATATTGAATCTCTTTTTTGCGTGTTATTTTCCTTTGAGCTCAACTATTCTATCCAATAAAATCTCAGTTCTGCATGTATTGATATTATATTTTGTTTGAAATAGGTCAACACAAGGCCATTAATGATGAGGGTATGCCTCAGCATGGCCGTCCTTTCATGAAGGGTCGTCTGTTTGTTGAATTCAACGTCGAGTTTCCCGAGCCTGGTGTGCTCTCCCCTGCCCAGTGCCAATCAATGGAGAAGATCCTTCCAGCGAAACCAGGGAGCCAACTGTCGGACATGGAGCTGGACCAGTGTGAGGAGACCACCCTGCATGATGTCAACATAGAAGAGGAGATGAGGCGCAGGCAGCAGCAGAAGCGGCAGGAAGCCTATGATGAAGACGAGGAGGCGGCTGGACCAAGGGTGCAATGTGCCCAGCAGTAAAAACTTGGGTTCATCAGAACACTGTTTTCCAAAAATTTCCGCAGGATTTATCCATCTGATTATCTCGATTCTTTTTGGCAAAAATGTATCCATTCTGAACTTGAAACTGTGTAGTTACTAGTGTCAGGAAAAAAAGAGAGCTCAGAATGGCATGTTCTTTGTTTGAACATCTAGCCCCAGAATTCAACCCTGGTCATTCAGCTACAATTTACTGAGCACGCCTGTGCAACGCGTCACTGGCTTAGTTTTGTGTACCCATCTAAAAAGTATCCAGGTCATTGTGTGCTACTATTTTGATGTGTATGAAACATTGAGTTTGTTGGTGGTAATGATTTGTGATGCACCGTGGTGGTGGCCCTTTGATGCGAAAACTGCTGAGGTATGTTTAAAATTTTAATCTGAATTTGTTTAAACCAGGCGTCGCCTGTGCACTTCGTTTGATGATAGTTTGGCTATTTTGGAGGTCCGTGCTCTTCTGTTTGATGATAGTTTGGCTATTTTGACATCTGCCCACGCCATTTTTGGTTGGCCTATCGTGATATCGTGCTACTGTTACGTCGCTGTGCGTGCTTGCCGCTGCTGCTTTTGCATCCGGTTCACTGTGTAGGGGTGATTCAGCTCGACGCCGCGTCGTCACCCGATCTGCCAGGTGGCCGCTCGAACAGATGCGATCTTTTTCGGCTGCTTTTTGGGAGAATCTTGCTGCTCGAGATGTGTTTTCTTGCGTCGTTTGTCGATCACGACGGGCGGGCGGACTGTTGATTCGTCTCGACGATTCGTGCAAGTCTTGATGCGGCTTGCTCGAAAGACGCAATAATCCAGGCAGGTTTCTCACGTGGGACTGGCCTGGGATTCTGGGAACATGTTGCATACGTGCATGAGCAAGCGTACGCTGACGGAGAGTGAACCCCAGCAGGGGTTGCGTGACCGGCCGTTCAAAGTACGTATATACTCCGTATTCTATAAGATGTTCAACGCACAATTTCAATGCGTTTCTGATTTTTTTTCGGGCAGCACGTGCACGTTGTGCGTGCCCCTTGCCGTTGCGTGTCCCTTCTTTTAACTGCAGCTGCACCACCTCACGTAACGGTTAGTGGTTGAGACGTAACTTTTCTATGGGCGATTTGCCTGTCTGTCTAAACCCCTTCCTGCCGCACTTAAGAAACGAGAAGAAAATCGTCTGGACTGGACACATGTTTACTATACAATTTCAGCATCAGACTGCCACAAATCGTCAGCCCAGTGGCCTATAATGCATTTCATTATACTCTGACGGTCTGAGTCTGACCATTCACCATTGCATACCACTTGCAAATAATGTAACATAGAGTTTCAGAGATGGAATTtgtcagattttttttttcagttaAGGACCTCCTAACTAACTCTGTAGCCTATACAGTGACTGACTCACCAACTTTGTCGCTACCTGGTGCCGGTAGTCTGACCATTTCAACTTCCCGCACCTCGCGCACGAGCTCCCCCGCCCGGCGTCCACCTCGCCCGCCGACATCCAGGCCGCGGCAGccaaggctgctgctgctgctgctgccgccgccgccgccgtcgatgcCGCGATGCCGACGTAGAGCAATGCGAGTCTTCCTCCCATCATGCTGCCGAGACGCCATCGTCGTCGTCAGCCGCCAGTTCGGAGGAGGTAGCCGCGGCCAGCAACACGGAAGAGAGCGTGCTGTTCGACTTCGATTTGCCCGACCTTCTGCTGGACCTGAGGGACGGCCTCTGGTCACCCATCTGGGCGGCACCTCCGGCGGCGGCCGAAGAGTACGACGGCGACAGCCTGAGCGAGCCGCTTCTGTGAGCCCACGATCACTGCTGGATGGACGCTGCCGCGCCGGTGCAGCCGGACTAGCCGTTCCTTTCGGACGCACCGGCCGTGACCTGCCGGTGGTTGCCTGCAACGGACGACCGATGCCACGTGCTTTTAGCTTCGTGTGTGCGTTGTGCAGAACTGTAGAGAGAGAGAAACGCATGGCCGGTCGGTCACGCTCGCGCGGCCGTGGGCGCTTGCTTGTGGGGTCGCTGTGATCTCCGGATGGCAAGTCGTTCTAGGATGCGGTGAAACAGTGGATTGCCTTGCCTACTTGCCTGTGTGACCAGACACTTGGTTTCTAGACTCTGGCCAGGTAATAACTTGGGAATGTCAGTATTACAGCatcagttttttttattagtatttacAGCATCAGTTGATTCAGTTGTATATAGTTGTGAGTACCCAGCTTCTTTAATTTGTCAATATGTACTGCGTATATATCGTATTGCGGAGAatgaattatgcaaggatgttgTTAAGTACATCTTCAACATTTCATGTTAAGTGTAATGCTGATCGTATTAGCGAGTGTTTTTTAGGAATGGAGAATGAAATTAAATTTTGGATTAGCTCTATATGTTGTGATACAAGCTACTCCTAACACATCAAAACTTAAGAACAAGAGCCtctccttttctttctctttctaACCCTAAGGAAAACTCTCAACCACTCAAAGGAGAGCCTAATCCCCAAGTAGTGCTCCACACAACCTACTATTTCTCCGTATATAGACACTTGGTTATTCTTCAAAATGTTCTTATATGAAGCACTCAATCCAATTATCCCTAGGGATAAAACTGTTAAGATTTTTGTCAATGCATCGGATGGACCCAACGTCTACGTGACTTCGTTTTGCCTCGATGCAAGCTTTACGATGACCACACATGTCCTCTGACTTGTCACCCAGGTTTTGAGCCTAAATCGCTCAAACCCATGCGCCAATAGTTTTGGGATCCAAACCACCAATACCTTCATGCTTAGTTTTGAGGATCAGACCAGCAAACCCTCTTGCATACCCTACAAGTTGTGACTCACCGATGTCGATGTGTTTTCAACCTCCGGTAAGGTTCGATGCCTTCACCTTCCTTCTTGACTTGATCTACGCCATCTTCATCATCCACAATGTAAACATGTGTCCGGTCTCTGCCAAGAGCCATGACACCATCATCCTCGTCCTCGACTTGGCCAACACCATCTTCATTATTCTCTTCATTCCTTGCACTCTTTCTCTTTGTGTGAGCGATATGGATAGTCCGTGACCTCGTTGGTCTTACTTGATCCGTTAGTCCTAAGCCTCtcctcgcttgcccttcaccgcTTTGGTTCATTGTCGTGAACCTTGTTTGTCATTCACCCATTCCAGCCGATAAACCTGTTGCATCCATCACCTGCACTTCAAAAGACAAGAGACACAATACAAGACTACACCGCTGGTTAGCCGTTAGCCATTGGGCTAATCTAGTATATATAAGTTAAGAGCACCGAGAAAGCCTCAAATCATCTTCATAATGACTCGTCATTCTTCAGTCAAGGGCACATATATATCAACCTTGACTTCTCTAGTTCACATATTTTCAACTAATTATTCTTTCAGCAATAGGCGATGTGAAACTAATTATATGGTGACTTCGTtaatttcaagatttctcgttCTAGTCTCTCATAGGAGTCATATATAGGAGTAGGCGTGAGTATGTGTGCACATATGTGGGGCATTTGTAAATGAGCATCTTGATGTATCTTGACACATTTTCTATAACATTAACATGAGTTTATGAGTTAGTGGAAGTATCTTTGGAAGTAATTTTGTATGGTTGATGTACTATATGCATAATGAAGGATTAGCAGTCAAAATCAAGATATGAAGTTAGTTAGATTGTCACATTTTAGTTTTTGTCCACTGGCTAGCTTGGCTGTTATATATTCCACTACCACCGGATGCGTTAGTTACGCTTAGGTTCCTACAGTCTTAAGCAATCAGTGTTGTTAGTCAAAATctaattgtaaggaaaatagacccaaggcccatttactttggattttggtgtttgatgaccaacacaaccaaattggactaatgaatttgcaagtgattgttttgtagttcaatagggtgcaagacgtgacttggatgaaggtgatgtgatgatccgatgatcaacaccataagcaagatcttagaagcacaagagaagacctaagatatcaagcaaagtccaagcacgaggataagaaccaagccggacgcaagatcacgaagaaacaagctcacaaaggtgaccggacgctccgatcaagaggctcggcaacagaaggcgtcagcagcagcgaccggacgctgaagtgatcggacgcaccgatggtactattCATAATCACCGGCAACACAtctagtactgaccggacgctggcggcaaatcgaccagACGTTGGACTacaacgtccgatcgagtacagaaaggttccagagcggtgaaattgcgaccggacgcgtccggtggcatgtgaccgaacgctggaagcgtccgatcagttgatcgtggctctaacggtcgggacgaccggacgcgtccgattaggatgacctgagcgtccgatcagtagcagaaaagtagaatttcatccccaacagctactttcttagtggggcttataaatagacccccaaccggccatttgaggtgagtggagctgaggaaacatatctaggatgttggtacaccattttagtgatctccacttgcatagtacttagtgtttcattaggtgattagcataggtgctttgcgaagtgcttaggttaattagaccaccgcttatgcgcttgctctaggtttaggcctagtgtttagtgaggtttgcaaacATCTTACTAcccggtgcttgcgcacacctttgttgtacatcgaaggggcttgtagtcttgcgagatcacaccaaccgcgtttgtggtgtggccgccaccgtgtactggagggaacaaggcccacggcgttttgactgaaagcttgatagtgaagacggcggggagcatccgagagaggcttgccgaaagacacgtcgaagacccacttgcacgtggggaagacccgaggctatccatagagttacctgactgggagcttggcccttacgagggattccttacgaggggctccaacgaggactagggagaagcttgcgcgcttctcgatacct encodes:
- the LOC136477879 gene encoding chaperone protein dnaJ A6-like translates to MFGRMPRKSSNNTKYYEVLGVSKTSSQDELKKAYRKAAIKNHPDKGGDPEKFKELSQAYDVLSDPEKREIYDQYGEDALKEGMGGGSSSDFHSPFDIFEQLFPGSSTFGGGSRGRRQKRGEDVVHTMKVSLEDLYNGTTKKLSLSRSALCSKCKGKGSKSGASGTCHGCRGAGMRTITRQIGPGMIQQMNTVCPECKGSGEIISDKDKCPSCKGNKVVQEKKVLEVHVEKGMQHGQKIVFQGQADEAPDTVTGDIVFVLQLKDHPKFKRKYDDLYVEHTISLTEALCGFQFVLTHLDGRQLLIKSNPGEVIKPGQHKAINDEGMPQHGRPFMKGRLFVEFNVEFPEPGVLSPAQCQSMEKILPAKPGSQLSDMELDQCEETTLHDVNIEEEMRRRQQQKRQEAYDEDEEAAGPRVQCAQQ